The DNA sequence CACTGGACCTTACCCATCAGAAAAGCCTTCAGCAGCTGCAAGCGCTTTTACAACGGGAAAAACCGGACATCCGCATTCTGGTCAATGCAGCTGGGTTCGGAAAAATGGGCAGTTATGCGGACATTTCCCGCTGTGACTGTGACGGCATGATTGACTTGAACTGCCGTGCGGCAGTAGACATGACCATGCTTGCCCTTCCCTATATGCGGAAGGGAGCACGCATTCTGGAAATCTGCTCGACCGCCGGTTTTCAGCCGCTGCCCGGGCTGGGTGTTTATGCGGCCAGCAAAGCTTTTCTTCTGCGCTACAGTCGCGCCCTGCGCTGGGAGCTGTTTCCCCGCGGCATTCATACAACTGCGGTATGTCCGTACTGGGTAAAGGATACTGAATTCATTCCCACTGCCCGGAAAACCAAAGACGCAAAGGCCGTGCGTCATTTTCCGCTGGCAAG is a window from the Caproicibacterium lactatifermentans genome containing:
- a CDS encoding SDR family NAD(P)-dependent oxidoreductase — translated: MQIAIVTGASSGLGREFVRQISETEPLDEIWVIARRETRLQQLAAEISSVQVRPVALDLTHQKSLQQLQALLQREKPDIRILVNAAGFGKMGSYADISRCDCDGMIDLNCRAAVDMTMLALPYMRKGARILEICSTAGFQPLPGLGVYAASKAFLLRYSRALRWELFPRGIHTTAVCPYWVKDTEFIPTARKTKDAKAVRHFPLASHAHSVVKLALWDSQLDLAVSTPSPVSFVHRITAKFIPHCVMIAIWELLRRI